The genomic interval GTCGCCGGACGAACGAGGCATCGACGTCGCCCTCGCCTGGGATCCCGCCCATCTGCGGCAGATCGACGCCCGACCGGTCGCTATCGCCCTCGAAGGCGACACCACCCGCGACATTCTGGCCGCCACCTTCGAACGGACCGAATCGGGCGATCGCCTCTACGTCTTCGCCAACCACTGGCCCTCGCGGCGGAACCCGCCGGAGGTCCGCATGCAGGTGGCTCAGGTGCTACGGCGAGAGATCGACCTGCTCCTGGAGAACGACCCGGTCGCCGACATCCTGGTACTCGGGGACCTCAATGACGAACCCGAGGATCCATCGGTCACTGAAGGCCTGCGGGCCTTCACCGAGCGCCAGGCGACGGCCGCACAGCCCGGTGCCCTGTTCAATTTGTGGGGGCTGAGCAAGGTACCCGGCACCTACGTCTACCGCGACGATTGGAACCGCCTAGACCACATCATCGTCTCGCCGGGCCTGCTCGACCGCCAAGGCTATGGACTTCCCCGCCGCGGCGGCTTCCGCGTGCTCCGCAGCGACCGCCTGCTGCGCGAAGGGGAACCTTTTAGAACCTACTCCCGAGGAAAGCACCAGGGCGGCCCCAGCGACCACCTGCCGCTCCTGGTGCGGCTACGGGAATACTGAACGCGTTAGTGGTGCCCGTTGAGCTTTTCCTTTTGGGAGACGGGCGTCTGCTCCGTCCTGGGTCGCGCGCCATCCCGAGCGCTCTGAACCACGTTCGATAGGTCATCGATCAGCCCGTGGACGTACTTCATCCACTGGCTCTGAGTGTCCGTCCATTCGTCGCCCCACTCTTCGAT from Acidobacteriota bacterium carries:
- a CDS encoding endonuclease/exonuclease/phosphatase family protein — encoded protein: MAASEQVPSDKKVRGFARSFVLLTALLLASLSCRPADNELWVLWWNVENLFDTVDDPTRDDDFTPEGRLAWTEKRLRAKFDSLALTVRDLPALPPLVALCEVEHKDLVETLFHQILERPDYRVTAFESPDERGIDVALAWDPAHLRQIDARPVAIALEGDTTRDILAATFERTESGDRLYVFANHWPSRRNPPEVRMQVAQVLRREIDLLLENDPVADILVLGDLNDEPEDPSVTEGLRAFTERQATAAQPGALFNLWGLSKVPGTYVYRDDWNRLDHIIVSPGLLDRQGYGLPRRGGFRVLRSDRLLREGEPFRTYSRGKHQGGPSDHLPLLVRLREY